In Planctomycetia bacterium, one DNA window encodes the following:
- a CDS encoding FG-GAP repeat protein — translation MSVDSNPLAHARGSVDRHGLRLIVDDANAVYPLTIDPIAQQAYLKASNTGADDQFGQSVAVSGDAVVVGAYREDSSATGVNGNGADNGAGDSGAAYVFVRSGGVWSQQAYLKASNTGANDQFGYSVAVSGDTVVVGAFREDSSATGVNGNQADNSASNSGAAYVFVRDGNGVWSQQAYLKASNTGANDWFGLSVAVDGDTVVVGALFEASSATGVNGNGADNSATAAGAAYVFVRDGNGVWSQQAYLKASNTGGDGFGNSVAVSGGTVVVGAPFEDSSATGVNGNGADNSAIDSGAAYVFVRDGNGVWSQQAYLKASNTGANDQFGWSVAVSGDNVVVGAPGEDSSATGVNGNGADNSAADSGAAYVFVRDGNGVWSQQAYLKASNTEVGDGFGFSVAVSGGTVVVGAQGDDSSATGVNGNGADNSAADSGAAYVFVRDGNGVWSQQAYLKASNTGASDRFGWSVAVSGDTVVVGARLEDSSATGVNGSEVDNSAADSGAAYVFTGLGPDSDGDGTPDLLDDCPNDPAKIAPGQCGCGNPDTDSDGDGTADCDDLCPNDPDKTNPGACGCGIPDTDANNDGVPDCFSIDLCPNDPDKIAPGTCGCGTPDTDTDGDGTPDCLDDDDGNTNGNENQNNNGNSNCNDNEPALASSPEACGVTCGPGMGTMMPLVGLFLVGMRRRRRARPLPR, via the coding sequence ATGTCGGTTGATTCGAACCCGCTTGCTCACGCGCGCGGCTCGGTTGATCGACATGGGCTTCGGCTGATCGTTGATGATGCAAACGCGGTCTATCCGCTGACCATCGACCCGATCGCCCAGCAGGCGTATCTGAAGGCCTCCAACACCGGGGCGGACGACCAGTTCGGCCAGTCGGTGGCGGTCAGCGGCGACGCGGTGGTGGTCGGGGCGTACCGGGAGGACAGCAGCGCTACGGGCGTGAACGGCAACGGAGCCGACAACGGCGCCGGCGACTCCGGCGCGGCCTACGTCTTCGTCCGCAGCGGCGGGGTCTGGAGCCAGCAGGCCTATCTGAAGGCCTCCAACACCGGGGCGAACGACCAGTTCGGCTACTCGGTGGCCGTCAGCGGCGACACGGTGGTGGTCGGGGCGTTCCGGGAGGACAGCAGCGCCACCGGCGTGAACGGCAACCAGGCCGACAACAGCGCCAGCAACTCCGGCGCGGCCTACGTCTTCGTCCGCGACGGCAACGGCGTCTGGAGCCAGCAGGCCTATCTGAAGGCCTCCAATACCGGGGCGAACGACTGGTTCGGCCTCTCGGTGGCCGTCGACGGCGACACGGTGGTAGTCGGGGCGCTATTCGAGGCCAGCAGCGCAACCGGCGTGAACGGCAACGGAGCCGACAACAGCGCCACCGCTGCCGGCGCGGCCTACGTCTTCGTCCGCGACGGCAACGGCGTCTGGAGCCAGCAGGCCTATCTGAAGGCCTCCAACACCGGGGGTGACGGGTTCGGCAACTCGGTGGCTGTCAGCGGCGGCACCGTGGTGGTCGGGGCGCCTTTCGAGGACAGCAGCGCCACCGGCGTGAACGGCAACGGAGCCGACAACAGCGCGATCGACTCCGGCGCGGCCTACGTCTTCGTCCGCGACGGCAACGGCGTCTGGAGCCAGCAGGCCTATCTGAAGGCCTCCAACACCGGGGCGAACGACCAGTTCGGCTGGTCGGTGGCGGTCAGCGGCGACAACGTGGTAGTCGGGGCACCGGGCGAGGACAGCAGCGCTACGGGCGTGAACGGCAACGGAGCCGACAACAGCGCCGCGGATTCCGGCGCGGCCTACGTCTTCGTGCGCGACGGCAACGGCGTCTGGAGCCAGCAGGCGTATCTGAAGGCCTCCAACACCGAAGTGGGCGACGGGTTCGGGTTCTCGGTGGCGGTCAGCGGCGGCACCGTGGTGGTCGGGGCACAGGGCGACGACAGCAGCGCTACGGGCGTGAACGGCAACGGAGCCGACAACAGCGCCGCCGACTCCGGCGCGGCCTACGTCTTCGTGCGCGACGGCAACGGCGTCTGGAGCCAGCAGGCCTATCTGAAGGCCTCCAACACTGGGGCGAGCGACAGGTTCGGCTGGTCCGTGGCCGTCAGCGGGGACACGGTGGTGGTCGGGGCGCGGCTCGAGGACAGCAGCGCCACGGGCGTGAACGGCAGCGAGGTCGACAACAGCGCCGCGGATTCGGGGGCGGCCTACGTCTTCACCGGCTTGGGGCCGGACAGCGACGGCGACGGCACGCCCGACTTGCTCGACGACTGCCCGAATGATCCTGCCAAGATTGCCCCGGGCCAGTGCGGCTGCGGCAATCCCGATACCGACAGCGACGGCGATGGCACGGCGGATTGCGACGACCTCTGTCCGAACGATCCCGACAAGACCAACCCCGGTGCCTGTGGTTGCGGCATTCCTGACACCGACGCCAACAACGACGGTGTCCCCGACTGCTTCAGCATCGATCTCTGTCCGAACGATCCCGACAAGATCGCGCCGGGCACTTGCGGCTGCGGTACGCCCGACACCGACACGGACGGCGATGGCACGCCGGATTGTCTGGACGATGATGACGGCAACACCAACGGGAACGAGAATCAGAACAACAACGGCAATTCGAACTGCAACGACAACGAGCCGGCACTCGCTTCCAGTCCAGAGGCCTGTGGCGTGACCTGCGGCCCGGGAATGGGCACGATGATGCCGCTCGTGGGCTTGTTTCTGGTCGGCATGCGTCGTCGTCGGCGCGCTCGTCCATTACCGCGATGA
- the hflX gene encoding GTPase HflX yields the protein MKERKRIDLGVVAERAVLVGLILPGDAPRGTRYDPLAELASLAEAAGAQVVGRTIQKRGRIDPATYIGSGKVEELAAYADEKGADVIIFDNELTPSQIRELDKACKRRVIDRTELILDIFASRARTATARLQVELAQLEYTSPRLRGMWTHLERIAGAGGGTTAGAVGAIGTRGPGERQIEIDRRIVQKRVTFLRNQLAHIDQRRVREVRARGDYFTVSLVGYTNAGKSTLMNALTGAETYVADKLFATLDTRTRRWNLGGGQLALLSDTVGFVRDLPHQLVASFRATLEETIHSDLLLHVVDASAHDAIQQYEAVRSVLGELECDTIPAIIVLNKIDALDDAGELALLRAQLPDAAEISARSGAGLPELSGRVLAVMRDRFVRLWLESSSANGRLISYLSQHGHVLGREYVDGRVRLDVRLPRGEVARVVKMGASVVDSSSAGPAGTDSAVDA from the coding sequence CTGAAGGAACGAAAAAGAATCGATCTGGGCGTCGTCGCGGAACGGGCCGTGCTTGTCGGCCTGATCCTTCCGGGCGACGCGCCGCGCGGAACGCGTTACGACCCGTTGGCCGAGCTTGCCTCTCTGGCAGAAGCGGCCGGGGCACAGGTCGTCGGCCGGACGATTCAGAAGCGCGGCCGAATCGACCCGGCGACGTACATCGGCAGCGGCAAGGTAGAAGAATTGGCGGCCTACGCCGATGAGAAGGGCGCGGACGTCATTATCTTTGACAATGAGCTGACGCCGTCGCAGATTCGCGAATTGGACAAGGCTTGCAAGCGGCGGGTGATCGATCGCACCGAGTTGATTCTCGACATCTTCGCCAGCCGGGCGCGCACCGCCACGGCCCGGTTGCAGGTGGAACTGGCGCAGCTCGAGTACACGTCTCCGCGTCTGCGTGGCATGTGGACGCACCTGGAACGCATCGCCGGCGCGGGCGGCGGCACGACGGCCGGGGCGGTCGGGGCGATCGGCACGCGCGGGCCTGGCGAGCGCCAGATCGAGATCGACCGGCGCATCGTACAGAAACGCGTCACGTTTCTGCGCAACCAGCTGGCCCACATAGACCAGCGCCGGGTGCGCGAGGTCAGGGCTCGCGGGGATTATTTCACTGTCAGCCTCGTCGGCTACACCAATGCGGGCAAAAGCACGCTGATGAACGCCCTCACCGGCGCCGAGACGTATGTTGCTGACAAACTTTTCGCCACGCTCGATACGCGCACGCGGCGATGGAACCTCGGCGGCGGGCAACTCGCGCTTCTTTCGGACACGGTCGGTTTTGTTCGCGATCTGCCTCACCAGCTCGTCGCGTCCTTCCGCGCGACGCTCGAAGAGACGATCCACTCCGATCTCCTGCTCCACGTCGTCGACGCGTCGGCCCATGACGCAATCCAGCAATACGAGGCGGTTCGATCGGTCCTTGGCGAGCTGGAATGTGACACGATTCCGGCGATCATCGTGTTGAACAAGATCGACGCCCTGGATGATGCCGGTGAACTGGCACTTTTGCGAGCGCAACTGCCTGATGCCGCGGAGATTTCGGCTCGATCCGGTGCGGGACTGCCCGAGTTGTCTGGCCGCGTCCTGGCCGTGATGCGAGACCGATTCGTTCGATTGTGGCTCGAAAGCAGCAGCGCCAACGGTCGGCTCATCTCTTACCTAAGCCAGCACGGCCACGTTCTCGGACGCGAGTACGTCGACGGCCGCGTCCGCCTGGACGTCCGATTGCCGCGCGGGGAGGTGGCTCGCGTTGTCAAAATGGGGGCGTCAGTGGTTGATTCTTCCTCGGCCGGCCCCGCTGGAACCGATTCGGCGGTCGACGCCTAA
- a CDS encoding PilZ domain-containing protein: MMKQTIRLDAQASQHALEQAVLYHAQAVINVPERSDVTVNGFLLTADASTVLMEITGKPAIKSAELIGKSIHVELFSDQRYHFTTTVQSAPIWGASQALALVRPAELTVIDRRRFWRAKLAPSARVALEWTHCGSRERHSAALLNISVDGLACRVDKLAASAIEVQGAVKARFRMRDSTREFELDSIVMNKTPASDGGFILGLQFARVFDSVAQLADLRKILNPGPAVRASSEAEALT; this comes from the coding sequence ATGATGAAGCAGACTATTCGACTGGACGCCCAGGCCAGTCAGCATGCACTGGAGCAAGCCGTTCTCTATCACGCCCAGGCGGTGATCAACGTCCCCGAGCGGTCTGATGTCACGGTGAATGGCTTTTTGCTGACTGCGGATGCGTCAACGGTGCTGATGGAAATCACCGGCAAGCCGGCGATCAAGTCGGCGGAGCTGATCGGCAAGTCAATCCACGTCGAGCTGTTCAGCGACCAGCGCTATCACTTCACGACGACGGTGCAATCGGCCCCGATCTGGGGGGCGAGCCAGGCGCTGGCACTCGTGCGGCCGGCGGAATTGACCGTGATCGACCGGCGGCGCTTCTGGCGCGCGAAGCTGGCGCCATCGGCGCGGGTGGCCTTGGAGTGGACGCACTGCGGATCACGCGAGCGGCACAGCGCGGCGCTGTTGAACATTTCGGTGGATGGATTGGCCTGTCGCGTGGACAAACTGGCGGCGTCCGCGATCGAAGTTCAAGGCGCTGTGAAGGCTCGCTTTCGAATGCGAGACAGCACACGGGAATTCGAACTCGACTCCATTGTGATGAACAAAACGCCCGCCAGTGACGGGGGATTCATCCTCGGTCTGCAATTCGCGCGGGTGTTCGACTCCGTGGCTCAACTGGCGGATTTGCGAAAAATCCTCAACCCGGGGCCAGCGGTCCGGGCTTCAAGCGAGGCAGAGGCACTGACATGA
- a CDS encoding PilZ domain-containing protein, protein MNHAPQTIPDAAQTGPSDGSPIESVLVWAASKRVPVTVSLEQDGCWQNIRTHLVEFDANEKLLKLELTPATGDGRDAIVVAPPGLQVSAGQLVGMTFRRGHKKCVFVTRVVVLQETEGSEDGRAAKMLVLRAPRDVKELQRRSYQRITLPPDQFVAVRLWQGGLPSKEHSVGPSCSGRVGNISLGGILIDIRKEHNPRLTVGENVGVEITPRPGSAPLLIEGQYRHCVITGDDRLGLGVQFLGLERERPGCSTLADVNAFIGDIRRFATRGNWFA, encoded by the coding sequence ATGAATCACGCTCCGCAAACAATCCCGGACGCCGCGCAAACCGGTCCTTCGGATGGCTCTCCGATCGAGTCGGTTCTGGTCTGGGCTGCGTCGAAGCGCGTTCCGGTCACGGTCTCGCTCGAGCAGGACGGCTGCTGGCAGAATATCCGGACGCATCTGGTGGAGTTTGATGCGAACGAAAAGCTGCTGAAGCTCGAACTGACGCCGGCGACCGGCGACGGCCGCGACGCGATCGTGGTGGCCCCCCCGGGTTTGCAGGTCTCGGCCGGCCAGCTCGTGGGCATGACGTTCCGCCGCGGCCATAAGAAGTGCGTGTTTGTGACACGTGTCGTCGTGCTTCAGGAGACCGAGGGAAGTGAGGATGGCCGCGCGGCGAAGATGCTCGTGCTCCGAGCGCCGCGGGATGTGAAGGAACTGCAACGCCGTTCGTATCAGCGCATCACGCTGCCGCCGGATCAGTTCGTGGCGGTGCGATTGTGGCAGGGCGGGTTGCCGTCGAAAGAGCATTCGGTGGGGCCGAGCTGCTCCGGTCGCGTGGGGAACATTTCGCTCGGCGGAATCCTGATTGATATTCGCAAGGAACACAACCCGCGTTTGACGGTCGGTGAGAACGTCGGGGTCGAAATCACGCCAAGGCCCGGTAGCGCCCCGTTGCTGATCGAAGGGCAATATCGACATTGCGTGATCACCGGCGACGACCGGCTGGGTCTCGGCGTTCAGTTTCTCGGGCTGGAGCGGGAGCGGCCCGGCTGCTCGACGCTCGCGGACGTCAACGCGTTTATAGGAGACATTCGTCGGTTTGCGACGCGGGGCAACTGGTTCGCCTGA
- a CDS encoding cyclase family protein, translating to MLYDLTPPISAQLAVWPGDTPPRREVLLDLARGDSVTLSTLHATVHLGAHADGPNHYAVNGSDIASRSLGFYLGPCRVVRTLAAKRSRVELADIASQLDPTDESGAGDRRPLPPRVLIATGTSPDPIHFCEDFAGLDPDLVDALAARGVITIGIDTPSVDLFESKDLPAHQAFHRNDMAILEGLDLHAVPEGDYELIALPLPLMGFDASPVRAILRTLD from the coding sequence ATGCTCTACGACCTCACGCCGCCGATCTCGGCTCAATTGGCTGTCTGGCCGGGCGATACGCCGCCGCGGCGAGAAGTGCTGCTGGACTTGGCGCGGGGCGACAGCGTGACGCTCTCCACACTGCACGCCACGGTGCATCTGGGCGCACACGCCGACGGCCCCAACCATTACGCCGTCAATGGATCGGACATCGCGTCGCGTTCTCTCGGATTTTATCTGGGGCCTTGCCGGGTCGTGCGAACGCTGGCGGCGAAGCGTTCACGCGTGGAACTGGCTGACATCGCCTCGCAACTTGATCCGACGGATGAATCCGGTGCCGGTGATCGTCGGCCGTTGCCACCGCGCGTGCTGATCGCGACCGGCACCTCGCCGGATCCGATTCACTTCTGTGAGGATTTTGCCGGGCTGGACCCCGATCTCGTCGACGCGCTGGCCGCGCGCGGCGTCATCACGATCGGCATCGACACTCCGAGCGTCGATCTGTTTGAATCGAAAGACCTTCCCGCGCACCAGGCGTTCCATCGAAACGACATGGCGATTCTGGAAGGACTGGACCTGCATGCGGTCCCGGAGGGCGATTATGAACTGATCGCGCTGCCTCTGCCGCTGATGGGATTCGACGCCAGCCCGGTGCGGGCCATTCTGCGAACGCTGGATTGA
- a CDS encoding fused MFS/spermidine synthase codes for MNAPASQPSPGTTPNSQPNALQTDAGVPSGSIIGPCAIAFIASAAVMIVELLAFRLIARYLGSSNYTTTAIIGVVLGGLAIGNFIGGGLADRFRDGRMLALLFVLSSAGCFAVPVLNKLVGDWSALWFLSWPRRIATHVTLVFSLPAILLGTIGPVVARMALLRSDRVGRTVGAVYACGALGSIIGTFACGFYLIPYFGNYAVIQAVGAGLSVMAIVCARTYWATHVWTAAAAVLVLVGAGPWAWAKEIGSDLGLRERITPFVMFDADSEYGHVRVEVNPDHPTRRIMVLDKLEHSYLDTARPDVLQYGYENVYAAVTDHVAAGRDAIRALVLGGGGYTHPRHILRVRPRSTVEVVEIDPVVTRAAMAAFDLSPQPGLTIVHLDARQHVADLVRRQTAGEALAPFDFVFLDAVNDFNVPFHLTTAEFQSSVAKLLGDEGVFLMTLIDIYEVGGFLGSTLRTMKNSFSHVTCFYAGYESEAFQPGERYTFIVVASQRDLKLGDLEADPRHRAIAQQQLTREQIEAVMKAPLTTVLTDDHAPVEFLLMHVVERTGRAAWNEAAMRFYNRGNTEYALKRYDRAIESYRRAIELEPAMHIAHLNLGLAYKDSGRLDKAVEAFLAAAAARPDLPGPAMNLAGIYMLLHEYEAARRAYEKAIQLDPQFAAAYNGLGMALANLGRLHEARTAIQRAIELKPDYPAAVRNLAQLDAAMASPSDGHAPATRPAGD; via the coding sequence ATGAACGCCCCCGCTTCGCAGCCTTCGCCCGGCACGACGCCGAATTCGCAGCCGAATGCGCTGCAAACCGATGCCGGCGTGCCGTCCGGCTCCATCATCGGCCCCTGCGCCATCGCCTTCATCGCCAGCGCCGCCGTCATGATCGTCGAATTGCTCGCCTTTCGACTCATCGCGCGCTACCTCGGCAGTTCCAACTACACGACCACGGCCATCATCGGGGTCGTGTTGGGAGGCTTGGCCATCGGCAATTTCATCGGCGGTGGCCTGGCCGACCGCTTTCGCGACGGGCGCATGCTCGCGCTGCTGTTCGTGTTGTCGTCGGCCGGTTGCTTCGCCGTGCCGGTGCTGAACAAACTGGTGGGCGATTGGTCGGCGCTGTGGTTCTTGAGCTGGCCGCGGCGGATCGCCACGCACGTGACATTGGTATTCTCGCTGCCCGCGATCCTGCTCGGAACCATCGGCCCGGTCGTGGCGCGGATGGCGCTGCTCCGGAGCGACCGGGTCGGTCGAACGGTCGGCGCGGTCTATGCGTGCGGGGCGCTGGGCAGCATCATCGGCACTTTTGCTTGCGGATTCTATCTGATCCCATACTTCGGGAATTACGCCGTCATTCAGGCGGTCGGCGCGGGGCTTTCCGTCATGGCCATTGTTTGCGCTCGCACGTATTGGGCGACGCACGTCTGGACCGCCGCGGCGGCCGTCCTCGTGCTGGTCGGCGCAGGACCCTGGGCCTGGGCGAAGGAAATCGGGTCCGACCTCGGATTGCGCGAGCGCATCACGCCGTTTGTCATGTTCGATGCCGACAGTGAATACGGCCATGTACGCGTCGAGGTCAACCCGGATCATCCGACGCGTCGCATCATGGTTCTCGACAAACTGGAACACAGCTACCTCGACACGGCGCGGCCCGACGTGCTTCAGTACGGCTACGAAAACGTGTATGCAGCGGTGACCGATCACGTCGCCGCCGGGCGCGACGCGATTCGCGCGCTCGTCCTGGGCGGCGGCGGCTACACGCATCCCCGGCACATTCTCCGCGTGCGGCCGCGGAGCACCGTCGAAGTCGTGGAGATCGACCCGGTTGTCACTCGTGCGGCGATGGCGGCATTCGACCTGTCGCCGCAACCCGGGTTGACGATCGTCCATCTTGATGCCCGTCAGCACGTGGCGGATCTGGTTCGACGGCAAACGGCTGGCGAGGCGCTCGCGCCATTTGATTTTGTGTTTCTCGATGCAGTCAACGATTTCAACGTGCCGTTCCACCTGACGACCGCGGAGTTCCAGTCCTCGGTGGCGAAGCTGCTGGGGGACGAAGGCGTCTTCCTCATGACGTTGATTGATATTTACGAGGTCGGCGGGTTTCTTGGGTCCACGCTGCGCACGATGAAGAACTCGTTCTCCCATGTGACGTGTTTCTACGCCGGGTACGAGAGCGAGGCCTTTCAGCCCGGCGAGCGCTACACGTTCATCGTTGTGGCCTCGCAGCGTGATCTGAAGCTTGGGGATCTGGAGGCGGACCCGCGCCATCGTGCCATCGCGCAACAGCAGTTGACCCGTGAGCAGATCGAGGCGGTCATGAAGGCTCCGCTCACGACCGTCCTGACCGACGACCACGCCCCGGTGGAGTTCCTCCTGATGCACGTCGTGGAACGGACCGGCCGCGCCGCATGGAACGAAGCGGCGATGCGTTTCTACAATCGCGGCAATACAGAATACGCGTTGAAGCGTTATGATCGCGCCATTGAAAGTTACCGACGGGCCATCGAACTTGAACCCGCCATGCATATTGCTCACTTGAATCTCGGCCTTGCTTACAAGGACAGCGGTCGGCTGGACAAGGCGGTGGAAGCGTTTCTGGCCGCCGCGGCGGCGCGGCCCGATCTGCCCGGCCCCGCCATGAACCTCGCGGGCATCTACATGCTGCTCCACGAGTACGAGGCCGCCCGCAGAGCATACGAAAAAGCGATACAACTTGATCCGCAATTCGCCGCGGCGTACAACGGCCTGGGCATGGCGCTGGCGAATCTTGGACGACTGCACGAGGCACGCACGGCGATTCAACGCGCGATCGAGCTGAAACCGGATTATCCCGCTGCCGTACGCAATCTCGCGCAGCTCGATGCCGCGATGGCGTCACCCTCGGATGGGCATGCCCCGGCGACAAGGCCGGCCGGTGATTAG
- a CDS encoding HEAT repeat domain-containing protein, producing the protein MIPLKKMAWVIAAYLGAAAAARGDVFHLREGGKLDGTVVEDLGETLRIRTVSGVSDIEKDRVVRIEKGDPPWVRYEKRAKKCEETVKDQLALANWCREIGLRAEERRHLERVIALEVNHADARRRLGFVQEGGNWIKPKSSGARSEAERTERRRAQSDERRIQEKVTEYTVKVKAIYRGRLSEKAGGERSKAFADGRRQILEIRDPLAIPGITSVLSGGHLAARRLLVEALAQFDVDEATMNLVAIALLDPSKEVRGAAARALKPRKDDRIVVELRSALRSDEEAILRNAASALGILKAKSAVRDLTPVLSTETVGLVRVSRWVSLDSLYGAYSNWQRYRLGGFPVLYKPSCIWAMGPGSIIGTVSEYEYQVISIHRTEVQEALIEITGQNLGFDAAAWLKWADDHGA; encoded by the coding sequence GTGATTCCCTTAAAGAAAATGGCATGGGTGATTGCGGCGTATCTCGGTGCCGCCGCGGCGGCGCGGGGGGACGTGTTCCATTTGCGCGAGGGCGGCAAGCTGGACGGAACCGTGGTCGAAGACCTCGGCGAGACGCTGCGCATTCGCACCGTGAGCGGCGTCAGCGACATTGAGAAGGACCGCGTCGTTCGAATCGAGAAGGGCGACCCGCCCTGGGTGCGGTACGAAAAGCGCGCAAAAAAATGCGAGGAAACCGTCAAAGACCAGCTTGCGCTGGCCAATTGGTGCCGCGAGATCGGCCTTCGAGCGGAAGAGCGGCGCCATTTGGAGCGCGTGATCGCGCTCGAGGTCAATCATGCCGACGCGCGACGGCGACTGGGGTTTGTTCAGGAAGGCGGCAACTGGATCAAACCGAAATCAAGCGGAGCCCGGTCGGAAGCGGAACGAACTGAACGACGCCGGGCGCAATCCGATGAGCGACGCATTCAGGAGAAAGTCACCGAATACACCGTAAAGGTGAAGGCGATTTATCGCGGGCGGCTCTCGGAAAAGGCCGGCGGCGAACGGAGCAAGGCGTTTGCTGACGGGCGGCGTCAGATTCTGGAGATCCGCGACCCGCTGGCGATTCCGGGGATCACGTCGGTGTTAAGCGGCGGGCACCTCGCGGCCCGGCGGCTCCTGGTTGAGGCCCTGGCGCAGTTCGACGTGGATGAGGCGACGATGAATCTCGTCGCGATCGCGCTGCTGGACCCGTCGAAAGAGGTGCGCGGCGCAGCGGCTCGCGCGCTGAAACCGCGGAAGGATGATCGCATTGTCGTGGAACTTCGATCTGCGCTGCGCAGCGATGAAGAGGCGATTCTCCGTAACGCCGCCAGCGCCCTGGGCATCTTGAAAGCGAAATCAGCGGTGCGTGATCTCACCCCGGTGTTGTCGACGGAGACGGTCGGGCTGGTGCGCGTATCACGCTGGGTCTCGCTGGACAGCCTCTACGGAGCGTACTCGAACTGGCAGCGCTATCGCCTCGGCGGTTTCCCGGTTTTGTATAAACCATCGTGCATTTGGGCAATGGGTCCGGGGTCGATCATCGGCACCGTTTCGGAATACGAGTACCAGGTGATCTCGATTCACCGCACCGAAGTGCAGGAAGCGCTCATCGAGATCACCGGGCAGAACCTGGGCTTCGACGCGGCGGCGTGGTTGAAATGGGCCGATGATCATGGCGCGTAA
- a CDS encoding zinc metallopeptidase — translation MFFDPMYLIFMAPAILLALWAQVRVKSAFHHGNQYQPRSGLSGAETAQRILDTYQLHDVTIEPVNSFLGDHYDPRNKVLRLSPDVYNGRTLSALGIAAHEVGHAIQHAHSYGPLAVRNSLVPVAAVGTNLAWIFIIAGLALAPFRALAIVGLALFAAGVLFSIITLPVEYDASKRARAILLNNGMVTTDEDRVVGKVLNAAALTYVAAAIGALLQLAYWALIVFGRRN, via the coding sequence ATGTTCTTTGACCCGATGTACCTGATCTTCATGGCCCCGGCCATCCTGCTGGCCCTCTGGGCGCAGGTCCGCGTCAAGTCCGCCTTTCATCACGGCAACCAGTATCAGCCACGAAGCGGCCTGTCCGGCGCCGAGACGGCCCAGCGCATCCTCGATACGTATCAGCTTCACGATGTCACGATCGAGCCGGTGAACTCCTTTCTCGGCGATCATTACGACCCGCGAAACAAGGTGCTGCGGCTAAGCCCGGATGTTTACAACGGTCGCACGTTGTCCGCCCTGGGCATCGCCGCGCACGAAGTAGGCCATGCGATCCAGCATGCCCATTCCTACGGGCCGCTTGCCGTGCGGAACAGCCTCGTTCCGGTCGCGGCCGTCGGGACGAATCTCGCGTGGATTTTCATCATCGCGGGTCTGGCGCTGGCACCGTTCCGGGCACTGGCGATTGTCGGCCTGGCGCTGTTCGCGGCCGGCGTGCTGTTTTCGATCATCACGCTGCCGGTGGAGTACGACGCATCCAAGCGCGCCCGCGCGATTCTCCTGAACAACGGCATGGTCACTACGGATGAAGATCGCGTGGTCGGGAAGGTGCTGAACGCCGCCGCGCTGACGTACGTCGCCGCAGCCATCGGCGCCCTGCTGCAACTGGCGTACTGGGCACTGATCGTGTTCGGCCGCCGTAACTGA